Proteins from a single region of Pseudomonas quebecensis:
- a CDS encoding ABC transporter permease codes for MIDWSWIVENWQQIGQLLVDHIQLVTLGLCTGMLLAGAMVLLTLWQPGLARPMIYVCGILFTIPSLALFILIMPFTGLSKTTAVIGLSLYSLLIVLQNTLAGLASNPVDVLEEARALGYTRMQRFLGVELPLALPALLAGLRTTSVTLVGLVTVTALIGQGGLGQLFITGLAQSFTTPVAVSLVLTVILALCFDLLFYSINQWLVPWVR; via the coding sequence ATGATTGACTGGTCCTGGATCGTTGAAAACTGGCAGCAGATCGGTCAATTGTTAGTTGATCATATTCAACTGGTGACCCTGGGCCTATGTACAGGGATGCTGTTAGCAGGCGCAATGGTGCTCTTGACGTTATGGCAGCCAGGATTGGCGCGGCCGATGATTTACGTCTGCGGCATACTCTTTACCATTCCGTCCCTGGCACTGTTTATTTTAATTATGCCTTTTACCGGCTTATCCAAAACCACGGCGGTCATTGGTTTAAGTCTGTATTCCTTGCTTATTGTGCTGCAGAACACCCTGGCGGGGCTGGCGAGCAACCCTGTGGACGTTTTGGAGGAAGCGCGGGCGCTCGGGTATACGCGCATGCAGCGATTCCTCGGGGTTGAACTTCCACTGGCGCTGCCTGCGTTATTGGCGGGCCTGCGAACAACCTCGGTTACGTTGGTGGGGCTGGTGACGGTAACCGCCTTGATTGGCCAGGGCGGATTAGGCCAGTTGTTTATCACCGGGCTGGCGCAAAGTTTCACTACGCCAGTGGCGGTCAGCCTGGTTCTGACGGTGATATTGGCGTTATGTTTTGATTTGCTGTTTTATTCAATCAATCAATGGCTGGTCCCCTGGGTGCGCTGA
- a CDS encoding phosphate/phosphite/phosphonate ABC transporter substrate-binding protein — protein MTSDLSMYLAPARVSQAQDAWLERILAILGERREQKPVVDLASHWLSADLLLSQTCGYPFVTSLRGKVRLIGRPSYELTHSSAGSHCSLLLCRADSDVTELAGYQGSHGLINAPDSNSGMNLLRHTLAGVSARGFFSTLTFTGSHRESMRRLKEGAGDLASIDSVTYDYLARDNSAEIEGLRILLRSARSPCLPYITSIGQTAADAASIRNAMNEALNQLPEVSRDLAIKEVLPASEADYECLLEYERSAASRGFSFLAC, from the coding sequence ATGACCAGCGATCTCTCCATGTACCTGGCCCCCGCCAGGGTTTCACAGGCACAGGACGCCTGGCTTGAGCGCATCCTGGCGATTCTCGGCGAGCGCCGAGAGCAAAAACCCGTCGTTGATCTCGCGTCGCACTGGCTTTCCGCCGATCTGTTGTTATCTCAGACCTGCGGCTATCCATTTGTCACGTCACTGCGGGGAAAAGTCCGGCTGATAGGGCGCCCGAGCTATGAGCTTACCCATAGCTCGGCAGGCAGCCATTGCAGTTTGCTGCTCTGCAGGGCCGATTCGGACGTGACTGAGCTGGCAGGTTACCAGGGCAGCCATGGCCTGATCAACGCCCCGGATTCCAACTCAGGAATGAATTTATTGCGCCACACGCTGGCCGGGGTCAGCGCACGTGGTTTTTTTTCGACACTCACCTTCACCGGATCCCACCGGGAGAGCATGCGACGGCTTAAAGAAGGCGCGGGCGATTTGGCTTCCATCGACAGCGTTACCTACGACTATCTTGCGAGAGATAACAGCGCCGAGATCGAAGGCCTCAGAATCCTGCTGCGCAGTGCGCGCAGCCCCTGCCTGCCTTACATAACCTCGATAGGGCAAACGGCGGCGGATGCCGCTTCAATCAGGAACGCAATGAACGAAGCCTTGAACCAGCTTCCTGAAGTTTCCCGCGACCTCGCGATCAAGGAGGTCCTGCCGGCCAGTGAAGCCGACTATGAGTGTCTGCTGGAATACGAACGCAGTGCGGCCAGCCGCGGCTTTTCGTTTTTAGCATGCTGA
- a CDS encoding DedA family protein, with translation MSAYFEHLDLNHLLATYGYWAIFIGCLLEGETILILGGVAAHQQVLKLLPVIGYASLAGMLGDQLLFWAGRYFGDRLLPRLHKKQAAIDKVTALIHRHPTASIFSVRFLYGMRLLGPMVIGASKIAPLKFACINAVGALVWATLFAGAGYWAGEFLQRALGDLKPYRLPIALGVVGVVVAVALIRRYRSKGRHSSQG, from the coding sequence ATGAGCGCATATTTTGAACACCTCGACCTCAACCACCTGCTGGCCACCTATGGTTACTGGGCGATTTTTATCGGTTGTCTGCTAGAAGGCGAAACGATCCTCATCCTGGGCGGCGTGGCCGCGCATCAGCAGGTGCTCAAGCTGCTGCCCGTGATCGGCTACGCCAGTCTGGCCGGCATGCTGGGGGATCAATTGCTGTTCTGGGCCGGACGCTATTTCGGCGACCGCTTACTGCCGCGCCTGCATAAAAAACAGGCCGCCATCGACAAGGTCACCGCCTTGATCCATCGGCACCCCACGGCGTCGATCTTTTCTGTGCGCTTTCTCTACGGCATGCGTTTGCTGGGGCCCATGGTCATTGGCGCGAGCAAGATTGCACCGCTCAAATTCGCCTGCATCAATGCGGTGGGCGCACTGGTTTGGGCCACGCTGTTTGCCGGCGCAGGCTATTGGGCAGGCGAGTTTTTGCAACGTGCCTTGGGCGATCTGAAACCTTATCGCCTGCCGATTGCACTGGGCGTGGTCGGCGTGGTGGTGGCTGTGGCTCTTATACGCCGTTACCGATCCAAGGGCAGACATTCCAGTCAGGGTTGA
- a CDS encoding LysR substrate-binding domain-containing protein: MNRNDLRRVDLNLLIVFETLMHERSVTRAAEKLFLGQPAISAALSRLRSLFDDPLFVRTGRSMEPSARAVEIFALLSPALDSISTAVSRAAEFDPATSTAVFRIGLSDDVEFALLPQLLKRLRAEAPGIVLVVRRVNYILMPGLLASGEISIGVSYTADLPANAKRKVLRRSLPKLLRADSVPGSLSLDDFCARPHALVSFAGDLSGFIDEELEKLGRKRHVVLAVPQFNGLGTLLAGTDILATVPDYAAEALTSAGGLRAEDPPLPVRSFELHMAWRGSQDNDPGERWLRSRIQMFFGDPDSL; encoded by the coding sequence ATGAACCGTAACGACCTGCGTCGTGTCGACCTGAACCTCTTGATCGTATTCGAAACCTTGATGCATGAGCGCAGTGTGACCCGCGCCGCCGAGAAATTGTTCCTCGGCCAGCCGGCCATCAGCGCGGCATTGTCGCGCCTGCGCAGTTTGTTCGACGACCCGCTGTTCGTGCGCACCGGGCGCAGCATGGAACCGTCCGCCCGCGCGGTGGAAATCTTCGCCCTGCTTTCCCCGGCCCTGGACTCTATTTCCACCGCGGTCAGCCGCGCCGCCGAGTTCGACCCGGCCACCAGCACTGCGGTGTTCCGTATCGGCCTGTCCGACGACGTCGAATTCGCCCTGCTGCCGCAACTGCTCAAACGCCTGCGCGCCGAAGCTCCCGGGATCGTACTGGTGGTGCGCCGCGTCAACTACATCCTGATGCCCGGCCTGCTGGCCTCCGGCGAAATCTCCATCGGCGTGAGCTACACCGCTGACCTGCCGGCCAACGCCAAGCGCAAAGTGCTGCGCCGCAGCCTGCCCAAACTGTTGCGCGCCGACAGTGTGCCCGGCTCCCTGAGCCTCGACGACTTCTGCGCCCGCCCCCACGCGCTAGTATCCTTCGCCGGCGACCTGAGCGGCTTTATCGATGAAGAGCTGGAAAAACTCGGTCGCAAGCGTCACGTCGTACTCGCCGTGCCGCAATTCAACGGCCTGGGCACCTTGCTCGCCGGCACCGACATCCTCGCCACCGTGCCGGACTACGCGGCCGAGGCGCTGACCTCTGCCGGTGGGCTGCGCGCGGAAGACCCGCCGTTGCCGGTGCGCAGTTTTGAACTGCACATGGCGTGGCGCGGTTCGCAGGATAACGATCCGGGTGAACGGTGGTTGCGGTCGCGGATACAGATGTTTTTCGGGGACCCCGATAGCTTGTAA
- a CDS encoding ABC transporter permease: MNMIAGVCLWFSLPDNWLGDNGILTRLTEHIYYVSLSLIIACAIALPLGVLLANYRKGAQVAIGLFNIGRALPSLGVVILAIMLIGYETSTVIIALVTMSIPPILTNTYVGIDQVDSSLKQAARSMGMRRLQMFFQLELPLAFPLIFSGFRSALVQLIATATIAAYAGFGGLGRFLIDGLGRNDTPQIVGGALLVSALAIVSEWLCSMMETLMVRKWQAGNAEPSAA, encoded by the coding sequence ATGAACATGATCGCAGGTGTTTGCCTTTGGTTTTCTCTTCCTGATAATTGGTTGGGTGATAACGGAATACTGACTCGGCTCACGGAACATATTTATTATGTGTCTCTGAGCCTGATTATTGCCTGTGCAATAGCGTTGCCGCTTGGCGTACTTCTGGCTAATTACCGCAAAGGCGCACAGGTGGCGATAGGCTTGTTCAATATCGGGCGAGCACTGCCTTCTCTGGGTGTCGTAATACTTGCAATTATGCTTATTGGCTATGAAACCAGCACGGTAATTATTGCGTTGGTAACCATGAGCATTCCGCCAATATTAACCAATACTTATGTTGGCATCGATCAGGTGGATTCATCTCTGAAACAAGCGGCCAGATCAATGGGCATGCGCAGATTGCAGATGTTTTTCCAGCTTGAGTTGCCGCTGGCTTTTCCGCTGATCTTCTCTGGATTCCGGTCCGCGCTGGTGCAACTCATCGCCACGGCCACCATCGCTGCTTATGCCGGCTTCGGCGGTCTGGGCAGGTTTCTGATAGATGGATTGGGCCGAAATGATACGCCGCAGATCGTTGGTGGCGCCCTGTTGGTATCGGCACTGGCGATTGTCAGTGAGTGGCTTTGTTCAATGATGGAAACACTCATGGTTCGAAAGTGGCAGGCAGGCAATGCTGAACCAAGCGCTGCATGA
- a CDS encoding SDR family oxidoreductase — MITDSQAPLILITGGSRGVGAATARLAAKRGYDVAISYVSNEAAALAVVADVEAAGRKALAIRADSADPQQVADLFTAIDRRFGRIDVLVNNAGVLALQSRLEDLDFARMQRIFAVNAIGPILCAQQAVKRMAYRHNGPGGVVINVSSASARLGSPNEYVDYAASKGALETFTIGFAKEVAREGIRVNCIRPGHIYTDMHASGGEPGRVDRVKDSIPMGRGGQPEEVAQAILWLAGAEASFVTGTFLDVTGGK, encoded by the coding sequence ATGATCACTGATTCGCAGGCACCGCTGATTCTGATCACCGGCGGCAGTCGTGGAGTGGGCGCCGCCACCGCTCGGCTGGCGGCCAAAAGAGGGTATGACGTCGCGATCAGCTACGTCAGCAACGAGGCTGCGGCGCTGGCGGTGGTCGCGGATGTCGAAGCAGCGGGACGCAAAGCGCTGGCTATACGCGCCGACAGTGCAGACCCGCAACAGGTTGCCGATCTGTTCACGGCCATTGATCGCCGGTTCGGGCGCATCGACGTACTGGTCAACAACGCCGGGGTACTGGCGCTTCAGTCACGCCTGGAAGACCTCGACTTCGCACGCATGCAGCGCATCTTCGCAGTCAATGCCATCGGGCCGATACTGTGTGCCCAGCAAGCGGTGAAACGCATGGCCTACCGTCATAACGGCCCGGGCGGTGTAGTGATCAACGTTTCCTCGGCATCGGCCCGCCTTGGCAGTCCTAATGAATACGTGGACTACGCGGCGTCAAAGGGCGCCCTGGAAACCTTTACCATCGGGTTTGCAAAGGAGGTGGCCCGTGAAGGCATCCGTGTTAACTGCATTCGCCCCGGGCATATCTATACCGACATGCACGCCAGCGGCGGTGAGCCCGGGCGCGTGGACCGCGTCAAGGATTCGATCCCCATGGGGCGGGGCGGTCAGCCGGAAGAGGTGGCGCAGGCCATTCTATGGCTGGCAGGCGCGGAGGCTTCATTCGTTACCGGCACCTTTCTCGATGTGACGGGCGGGAAATAA
- a CDS encoding ABC transporter ATP-binding protein: protein MIRFEAVNKTHKGSPRTAVSDLTLHVREGEICVFVGPSGCGKTTILRMINRLDIQDSGGIFVNGVATDQLDVVTLRRGIGFMMQSAALFPHQTVAENIGAVPRLLGWSKQKIRQRVSELISLVGLQPEFLQRYPNQLSGGQQSRVALARALASDPPVVLMDEPFAALDPVIRERLQDELVALQRRLHKTIILVTHDMEEAIKIGDRIAIFEGEGKLVQFDTPHNVLAHPASAFVRDFIGKDPLLKRLSLMKVADLPVDEVSCEFKLLLDDKSNPLKWVSESDVPVPQLTTVSSNDSLHHALVKILTVPIGVVVRVDEAGAYDGCLSIASLHSALNKPVLEVHHD, encoded by the coding sequence ATGATACGTTTTGAAGCGGTCAACAAAACCCATAAAGGCAGCCCGCGTACGGCCGTGAGCGATCTGACGCTTCACGTCCGTGAGGGTGAGATCTGTGTATTTGTCGGGCCCAGCGGGTGCGGCAAGACCACCATTTTGCGCATGATCAACAGGCTGGATATCCAGGACAGTGGCGGCATCTTTGTCAACGGCGTGGCGACCGATCAGCTCGACGTGGTGACGCTGCGCCGCGGCATTGGCTTCATGATGCAGAGCGCTGCCTTATTTCCCCACCAGACGGTTGCAGAAAATATTGGCGCAGTCCCGCGGCTGCTGGGCTGGAGCAAACAGAAAATCCGCCAGCGCGTGAGCGAGCTCATTTCCCTGGTTGGGCTCCAGCCGGAATTTCTTCAGCGCTACCCTAATCAGCTCTCGGGCGGGCAGCAAAGTCGCGTCGCCCTGGCGCGGGCATTGGCCTCGGATCCACCGGTTGTATTGATGGACGAACCCTTTGCCGCGCTTGATCCGGTGATACGCGAGCGACTGCAGGACGAACTGGTTGCGCTTCAGAGACGTTTGCATAAAACCATTATCCTAGTGACCCATGATATGGAGGAGGCGATCAAGATCGGTGATCGGATTGCTATCTTCGAGGGCGAAGGCAAACTTGTTCAGTTCGATACACCTCACAATGTTCTTGCCCATCCCGCCAGCGCGTTTGTGAGGGACTTTATCGGCAAAGATCCGCTGTTAAAAAGGCTTTCGCTGATGAAGGTTGCTGATCTTCCGGTGGATGAAGTCAGTTGTGAATTCAAACTTCTACTGGATGATAAGTCCAATCCGTTGAAGTGGGTCAGTGAGTCGGACGTGCCTGTTCCGCAACTGACGACGGTGTCGAGTAACGACTCGTTGCATCACGCGCTGGTTAAAATTCTAACGGTTCCTATCGGTGTGGTTGTGCGCGTGGACGAGGCGGGCGCTTACGACGGTTGCCTCTCGATTGCCAGCCTTCACAGCGCACTTAATAAGCCCGTTTTGGAAGTGCACCATGATTGA
- a CDS encoding LLM class flavin-dependent oxidoreductase encodes MSNNSMILNLFFFNPQGDHRFSWRHPLSPTREILTLGYYVKLVQAAEAAKFDAVFVADHVAVWDSVASGLRHYANARLEPITLLSALAAVTEHIGLMGTASTSYNEPFNLARYFASLDYLSAGRASWNIVTSWLEEEASNFGLSGVTKHGDRYLRAEEFIQVVKQLWDSWEEGALEFDKGTGDFADPSKIHPIHHKGAHFSVRGPLNVPRPPQGHPVLAQAGSSEAGKNLAATHADVHFCFINSVEEGLAYRADLNRRLALKGRHASDLKIITGVLPVVLEDETEEARRRQLEDSLIIDAVAIDLVSSYTRLDLTGLSPDGPLPALPDEAEFDGIRTELALLKQYDASLSIREIGRRLVKSSSTWLLIGTAEHIADKLSALYESNAVDGYNLMFPFLPTDFETFTRGVVPLLQARGVFRREYEPGTLRDRMGLKTPANRFLL; translated from the coding sequence ATGTCGAATAACAGCATGATTTTGAATTTGTTCTTTTTTAACCCCCAGGGCGATCATCGTTTTTCCTGGCGCCACCCGCTGTCACCGACCAGGGAAATATTGACGCTGGGTTACTACGTAAAACTGGTACAGGCGGCCGAAGCGGCGAAGTTCGATGCGGTTTTCGTCGCGGATCACGTCGCGGTCTGGGATTCAGTGGCAAGTGGCTTGCGGCACTATGCCAACGCCCGCCTTGAACCGATTACGCTGTTGTCCGCGCTGGCTGCGGTTACCGAGCACATCGGCCTGATGGGCACGGCTTCGACTTCCTATAACGAGCCTTTCAACCTCGCACGCTATTTTGCTTCGCTGGACTACCTCAGCGCAGGGCGCGCCAGCTGGAATATCGTGACGTCCTGGCTGGAAGAGGAGGCTTCGAATTTCGGATTGTCAGGCGTGACGAAACACGGCGATCGTTATCTGCGGGCCGAAGAATTCATTCAGGTCGTCAAGCAGCTTTGGGACTCCTGGGAAGAGGGCGCGCTTGAATTTGACAAGGGCACCGGCGACTTTGCCGACCCATCCAAAATTCACCCGATCCATCACAAGGGCGCACATTTCAGCGTGCGTGGGCCGCTTAACGTGCCGCGTCCACCCCAGGGCCACCCGGTCCTCGCCCAGGCGGGGTCTTCCGAAGCCGGCAAGAACCTGGCCGCCACCCATGCGGACGTACATTTCTGCTTTATCAATTCGGTCGAAGAGGGACTGGCGTACAGGGCCGATTTGAATCGTCGACTCGCGTTGAAGGGCAGGCACGCCAGTGATCTGAAAATCATCACCGGCGTGCTTCCGGTGGTGCTCGAGGATGAGACCGAGGAGGCGCGGCGTCGGCAACTGGAGGACAGCCTGATTATCGATGCGGTGGCGATTGACCTGGTCTCCAGCTACACCCGCCTGGACTTGACGGGCCTGTCGCCGGACGGCCCATTGCCCGCGTTGCCGGATGAGGCTGAGTTTGATGGTATTCGAACCGAGCTGGCCCTGCTCAAACAGTACGACGCTTCCTTGTCCATTCGCGAAATAGGGCGCCGGTTGGTCAAAAGCTCCAGTACCTGGCTGCTGATCGGAACAGCGGAGCATATTGCGGACAAGCTGTCGGCGTTATACGAGTCGAATGCCGTCGATGGCTACAACCTCATGTTTCCGTTTCTACCCACTGACTTTGAAACATTCACCCGTGGCGTGGTGCCTCTGCTGCAAGCCCGAGGGGTGTTTCGCCGGGAATATGAACCGGGGACACTAAGGGATCGCATGGGGTTGAAGACGCCTGCCAACCGTTTCCTGCTGTGA
- a CDS encoding ABC transporter substrate-binding protein, which translates to MLNQALHDPELFKVRINFAEVQTYMKNQQRSKVRSAQVVSLLLGLGLLVGSTFVSAQSITIGGANFSEQTILANIYASALKNEGIDVKTRLNLGNRQVIAQALENGDIDVVPEYLGSLLSFYDDKSALTTQQDILSALQQKLPTDLQLLEPSSAGSITAWAVTQKTAEKYNLRTLSDLAPVSGDFTLGGPPEVATAALGLPGLKAVYGINFKSIKSLDMGGPLSRLALNSGAIDVATVVSTQGILAKEPWVVLEDDKHQQPPQNITPLGRKALLTPEVAKALNQVSAKLTDDDLKQLNRLVDIDHKDPAKVAAQWVAEHTVKTAQ; encoded by the coding sequence ATGCTGAACCAAGCGCTGCATGACCCTGAGCTTTTTAAAGTGCGTATTAACTTTGCAGAGGTGCAAACCTACATGAAAAACCAACAACGTTCGAAGGTGCGCTCAGCGCAGGTGGTTTCATTATTGCTCGGGTTAGGCTTGCTGGTTGGCAGCACGTTTGTCAGTGCTCAGTCCATCACCATTGGAGGAGCCAACTTTTCTGAGCAGACGATTCTCGCCAACATTTATGCGTCAGCTTTGAAAAATGAGGGGATAGACGTCAAGACCCGACTCAACCTGGGCAACCGCCAGGTCATCGCCCAGGCCCTGGAAAATGGCGATATAGACGTCGTCCCCGAATACCTGGGGTCACTGTTGAGTTTCTATGACGACAAGAGCGCTCTGACCACCCAACAGGACATCCTCAGCGCGTTGCAACAGAAGTTGCCGACAGACCTCCAACTGCTGGAGCCCTCGTCCGCAGGCTCCATTACCGCCTGGGCCGTCACCCAAAAGACCGCAGAAAAGTACAACTTGCGCACCCTGTCCGACCTGGCGCCCGTCTCGGGTGATTTCACCCTGGGCGGGCCTCCGGAAGTCGCCACCGCTGCGTTAGGCCTGCCGGGGTTGAAGGCGGTGTACGGCATCAACTTCAAGAGCATCAAGTCGCTGGACATGGGCGGGCCCTTGTCACGGCTGGCGTTGAACTCCGGCGCTATCGACGTGGCGACGGTGGTCTCCACGCAGGGCATCCTGGCGAAAGAACCTTGGGTGGTCCTCGAGGACGACAAGCACCAGCAACCCCCGCAAAACATCACGCCACTGGGGCGCAAGGCCTTGCTGACCCCGGAGGTCGCCAAGGCGCTCAACCAGGTCTCGGCAAAACTGACCGATGACGACCTTAAGCAACTCAATCGCCTGGTTGATATTGATCACAAGGACCCAGCAAAAGTCGCGGCGCAGTGGGTCGCCGAACATACGGTCAAGACGGCCCAGTGA
- a CDS encoding fatty acid desaturase: protein MPNYLDEAHRAEIVKLSTTVTSKTEWPTWLLLAGFYIAWAAIIFSGEVLGEGFTLVLLVPLVVLWMSIQHELIHGHPTRWPAINKALGFLPFAVWYPYDIYRDTHLAHHNDDVLTLPGLDPESRYVTAAVWLRSPRYIRMLLWANKTLGGRLLMGAPLAVVSLVGSQTAQLFHSGRMAWRMWAAHILSVGLILAVVEEYSAISAIQYLFLVSLPALSIAMIRSFYEHRPSTLAEHRTAINESTGLLSWLFLNLNLHLVHHDLPGLPWFYLPRVYRARREQWIARNNGYVIHGYFRLLQKYLISPVDCPRHPAEH from the coding sequence ATGCCTAACTATCTGGATGAAGCTCATCGAGCTGAAATCGTTAAACTCAGCACGACTGTAACCAGTAAAACTGAATGGCCTACCTGGCTTTTGTTAGCTGGGTTCTATATAGCCTGGGCGGCGATTATTTTTTCTGGCGAAGTCCTTGGCGAGGGTTTCACCCTAGTCTTGCTGGTTCCATTGGTTGTGCTTTGGATGTCGATTCAACATGAGCTTATTCACGGTCATCCCACGCGCTGGCCTGCCATTAATAAGGCCTTGGGATTTCTACCGTTTGCCGTGTGGTACCCCTACGACATTTATAGGGACACACACTTGGCGCATCACAACGACGACGTTCTTACATTGCCAGGCCTGGATCCGGAAAGTCGTTATGTCACCGCTGCTGTTTGGTTGCGCTCGCCTCGGTATATCAGAATGTTGTTATGGGCAAACAAGACCCTGGGCGGTCGTTTGCTGATGGGCGCGCCGTTGGCGGTAGTAAGTTTGGTGGGCAGTCAGACAGCACAATTGTTTCACTCCGGGCGAATGGCTTGGCGGATGTGGGCCGCGCATATATTGAGTGTTGGCCTAATACTGGCCGTGGTCGAAGAGTACAGCGCGATCAGTGCCATCCAGTACCTATTCCTGGTGTCGCTGCCGGCCTTATCGATCGCGATGATCAGGTCCTTTTACGAACATCGTCCGTCAACGCTTGCGGAACACCGCACGGCGATCAACGAATCGACAGGGTTGTTGAGTTGGCTGTTCCTTAATCTCAATCTTCACTTGGTTCATCACGATCTCCCCGGTTTGCCCTGGTTTTACTTACCCCGGGTGTATAGAGCCAGGCGTGAACAATGGATTGCACGAAACAATGGTTATGTCATTCACGGGTACTTCCGGTTATTGCAGAAGTATCTGATCAGTCCCGTGGATTGTCCCCGCCATCCTGCCGAGCACTAA
- a CDS encoding zinc-dependent alcohol dehydrogenase family protein, protein MSRTIRFHKFGPAEVLKCEEHAAALPAPGEVQVRVEAIGISWYDILWRQNLASSHARLPSGLGHEMAGVVVAVGEGVDDLAVGDKVASFPAESPNDYPVYGEMIVLPRSALTRYPDVLNPVQASVHYTPLLIAYFAYVDLARVKPGQFALVTDASHCAGPSFVQLGKALGVRVIAATKDSAEREYLLSLGAEKVIVTEEQDLLMQINKFTDNRGVDVVFDGLGGPQMSLLGDVLAPRGSLVLYGLQGGNQTPFPACAAFQKNIQFFVHCIGNFTGKPELGITQDHIALQRALRDINQLTADRVLVPLKTTVFAFDQFVEAHRYMDECPCRERVALQVEAV, encoded by the coding sequence ATGTCCCGCACGATTCGTTTTCACAAGTTTGGTCCGGCCGAGGTGCTCAAATGCGAAGAGCATGCGGCCGCGCTGCCCGCACCGGGCGAAGTGCAGGTGCGTGTCGAAGCGATCGGGATCAGTTGGTATGACATTTTGTGGCGCCAGAACCTGGCGTCTTCCCACGCACGCTTGCCCTCCGGCCTTGGTCACGAGATGGCGGGGGTGGTTGTCGCCGTCGGCGAAGGCGTGGATGACTTGGCGGTGGGCGACAAGGTTGCCAGTTTTCCGGCCGAGAGCCCCAACGATTATCCGGTGTATGGCGAAATGATCGTCCTGCCCCGTTCGGCCTTGACCCGCTATCCGGACGTCTTGAACCCGGTCCAGGCCAGCGTGCACTACACGCCGCTGTTGATTGCCTACTTTGCCTACGTGGATCTGGCACGGGTCAAGCCTGGCCAATTCGCCTTGGTGACCGATGCCAGCCACTGTGCCGGACCGTCCTTCGTACAACTGGGCAAGGCGCTGGGTGTGCGGGTAATCGCCGCGACCAAGGACAGCGCGGAACGCGAGTACCTGCTGTCCCTTGGCGCGGAGAAGGTGATCGTCACCGAAGAGCAGGATTTGCTCATGCAGATCAACAAGTTCACCGACAATCGCGGCGTAGACGTAGTGTTCGATGGCCTGGGTGGTCCGCAGATGTCGTTGCTCGGCGATGTGCTGGCACCGCGCGGCAGCCTGGTTCTGTATGGCCTGCAGGGCGGCAATCAGACGCCGTTCCCGGCCTGTGCGGCGTTTCAGAAGAACATTCAGTTCTTTGTGCACTGCATCGGTAATTTCACCGGTAAGCCGGAACTCGGGATTACCCAGGACCACATTGCCCTGCAGCGTGCCCTGCGTGATATCAATCAGTTGACCGCCGACCGCGTGCTGGTACCGCTGAAAACCACGGTGTTCGCGTTCGATCAATTTGTGGAAGCGCACCGCTATATGGACGAATGCCCGTGCCGTGAACGTGTGGCGCTGCAGGTTGAAGCTGTTTAG
- a CDS encoding DUF1349 domain-containing protein — MTDKNLIAEVGQDFEASIWRTAEWLNKPGNCQTFTDGSLDVITDLKTDFWRETHYGFIRDSGHFLGFAASGDFTAQIRIKADFRDLYDQAGIMLRLDQETWLKAGIEINDGRPMISSVLTLGLSDWAPSCFLGNPNDFWLRLTVSKGSLRLQYSTDGAIWPLLRLAPFPTAERYRVGPMCCTPQRQGLKVNFSGWSLSEPLGRGLHDLS, encoded by the coding sequence ATGACGGATAAAAACCTCATAGCTGAGGTCGGTCAGGACTTTGAAGCATCGATTTGGCGAACTGCTGAATGGTTGAATAAGCCAGGTAATTGCCAAACATTTACTGACGGTTCCTTGGACGTGATTACCGACTTAAAAACTGATTTTTGGCGTGAAACCCATTACGGATTCATACGCGATAGCGGACACTTCTTGGGGTTCGCAGCCTCAGGAGACTTTACTGCTCAGATCAGAATCAAAGCCGACTTCCGCGACTTGTACGATCAGGCAGGAATCATGCTCAGGCTTGATCAGGAGACTTGGCTAAAGGCAGGCATAGAAATTAATGACGGCAGGCCAATGATCAGTAGCGTGTTAACCCTAGGCCTTTCGGACTGGGCGCCTAGCTGCTTCCTCGGCAACCCGAACGATTTTTGGCTTCGTCTAACCGTTTCCAAGGGGTCGCTGCGTTTACAGTATTCAACGGATGGCGCGATTTGGCCATTGCTCAGGCTTGCACCATTTCCTACGGCGGAACGTTATAGAGTTGGCCCTATGTGCTGCACACCGCAGCGACAGGGGTTGAAGGTGAATTTCTCCGGATGGTCTTTGAGCGAGCCCCTCGGGCGAGGCCTGCACGATTTGAGCTAG